In one window of Drosophila mauritiana strain mau12 chromosome X, ASM438214v1, whole genome shotgun sequence DNA:
- the LOC117148878 gene encoding uncharacterized protein DDB_G0271670 isoform X5, giving the protein MSGIGGIRALLQAAQFLEQHEKLPQAGGGGGSALGVGVALPQQQQQSVHCKSHSIINNNNSSQHNRNSSSSSNGIIATPPFTNGNGNGTVGVGNASANSNVTVNANGNGLSNGHSSPRSQLAAAAAAHDYEYSAAGVANGHSEGRPHVSARDQQDHAQHQQHANHMQTQQQYGYMRSAIGGVVYGLHKDSVDSAASSAGGAVGMSIASSAPAAGSQLSAHHHTGHGGRRRTTSSNSNGAGTREVHNKLEKERRAQLKECYDLLKKVLPMGDEDRKKTSNLTILDTAHKYVKDLIQYGCEQEATVEKLAKQKIELQKRLKQLSLRRESPPTDQQSIPQADKAVCLATTATPAPPTAASGHNGTTILFDAGNACATGQQLTTVINKTNATPGGATAAASSKLNGNHTGGATTTLTPAMGIMTIKNGNGSNGNILAISPTASQNQQLHQHHNGSPAGSPSGIGATTGATITPGSPTPSTPSPSPSSSSSGVSSSASFIGGSSSSSSSSSSSSSSSSSSSSSSSSSPTQQQQIITPTATAHLVGARSVGLKFHGGAGGAANALNGGATIVAAAVPAGGGSVNGFHQADKDRKYNFLLLSAGTTAQ; this is encoded by the exons ATGTCAGGGATCGGGGGCATTAGGGCGCTCCTCCAGGCGGCTCAATTTCTCGAGCAGCATGAGAAGCTCCCGCAGGCGGGAGGCGGCGGCGGTAGCGCCctgggcgtgggcgtggcactgccccaacagcagcagcagtcggtGCACTGCAAGAGCCACTCCAttatcaacaacaacaatagcagcCAGCACAATAGAAAtagcagcagtagcagtaACGGGATTATTGCAACGCCACCGTTCACGAACGGAAATGGCAACGGTACTGTCGGCGTCGGTAACGCGAGCGCCAACTCCAACGTTACCGTCAATGCGAACGGGAACGGTCTGAGCAACGGTCACAGCAGTCCGCGCAGTCAATTAGCCGCCGCAGCCGCTGCCCACGATTACGAGTATAGCGCCGCCGGAGTTGCCAATGGACACAGCGAAGGTCGCCCCCACGTCTCGG CCAGGGATCAGCAGGACCATgcgcagcatcagcaacatgCCAACCATATGCAGACCCAGCAGCAATACGGCTATATGAGGAGTGCCATTGGCGGCGTGGTCTATGGCTTGCACAAGGACTCTGTCGACTCTGCGGCATCCTCGGCGGGTGGAGCGGTGGGCATGAGCATTGCCTCCTCGGCGCCAGCGGCGGGATCTCAGCTATCGGCGCATCATCACACGGGACACGGAGGCCGCAGGCGCACCACCAGTTCCAATAGTAATGG AGCGGGCACCCGGGAGGTGCACAACAAGCTGGAAAAAGAGCGACGCGCCCAGCTAAAGGAGTGCTATGACCTGCTCAAAAAGGTGCTGCCCATGGGGGACGAGGACCGAAAGAAAACATCCAACTTGACAATACTTGACACGGCCCACAAATATGTCAAG GACTTGATTCAGTATGGTTGCGAGCAGGAGGCGACGGTAGAGAAACTGGCCAAGCAGAAGATTGAGCTGCAAAAGCGGCTAAAGCAACTGAGCTTAAGGAGGGAATCGCCGCCCACCGATCAGCAAAGCATTCCACAGGCCGACAAAG CAGTTTGTCTGGCAACAACAGccacaccagcaccaccaacgGCGGCCAGTGGTCACAATGGAACCACAATTCTATTCGATGCAGGCAACGCCTGTGCCACTGgg CAGCAGCTAACAACTGTGATAAACAAAACTAATGCCACACCGGGAGGAGCAACcgcagcagccagcagcaaaCTCAATGGCAACCACACAGGAGGTGCAACAACCACACTGACTCCGGCCATGGGCATCATGACAATTAAAAACGGCAATGGCAGCAACGGCAACATACTGGCAATCTCACCAACGGCCAGCCAAAATCAGCAGTTGCACCAGCACCACAACGGCAGCCCAGCGGGCAGTCCATCGGGAATAGGAGCCACAACTGGGGCCACCATCACACCTGGTTCGCCAACGCCATCGACTCCATCGCCGTCGCCCAGCTCCTCGTCCAGTGGCGTCTCGTCGTCGGCCTCGTTTATAGGCGGCTCCTCGTCATCGTCCtcatcatcctcatcctcctcctcatcatcatcttccAGTTCGTCGTCCAGTTCTTCGTCGCCCacgcaacaacagcagattATCACGCCCACGGCCACAGCCCATTTAGTGGGTGCCCGTAGTGTTGGCCTAAAATTCCATGGCGGTGCGGGCGGAGCTGCCAACGCTTTGAATGGCGGTGCCACCATTGTGGCCGCTGCTGTGCCAGCTGGCGGAGGTTCAGTGAATG GGTTCCATCAGGCCGATAAGGATCGCAAGTACAATTTCCTGTTGCTCAGTGCTGGGACAACGGCACAGTAA
- the LOC117148878 gene encoding uncharacterized protein DDB_G0271670 isoform X6 has protein sequence MSGIGGIRALLQAAQFLEQHEKLPQAGGGGGSALGVGVALPQQQQQSVHCKSHSIINNNNSSQHNRNSSSSSNGIIATPPFTNGNGNGTVGVGNASANSNVTVNANGNGLSNGHSSPRSQLAAAAAAHDYEYSAAGVANGHSEGRPHVSARDQQDHAQHQQHANHMQTQQQYGYMRSAIGGVVYGLHKDSVDSAASSAGGAVGMSIASSAPAAGSQLSAHHHTGHGGRRRTTSSNSNGAGTREVHNKLEKERRAQLKECYDLLKKVLPMGDEDRKKTSNLTILDTAHKYVKDLIQYGCEQEATVEKLAKQKIELQKRLKQLSLRRESPPTDQQSIPQADKAVCLATTATPAPPTAASGHNGTTILFDAGNACATGQLTTVINKTNATPGGATAAASSKLNGNHTGGATTTLTPAMGIMTIKNGNGSNGNILAISPTASQNQQLHQHHNGSPAGSPSGIGATTGATITPGSPTPSTPSPSPSSSSSGVSSSASFIGGSSSSSSSSSSSSSSSSSSSSSSSSSPTQQQQIITPTATAHLVGARSVGLKFHGGAGGAANALNGGATIVAAAVPAGGGSVNGFHQADKDRKYNFLLLSAGTTAQ, from the exons ATGTCAGGGATCGGGGGCATTAGGGCGCTCCTCCAGGCGGCTCAATTTCTCGAGCAGCATGAGAAGCTCCCGCAGGCGGGAGGCGGCGGCGGTAGCGCCctgggcgtgggcgtggcactgccccaacagcagcagcagtcggtGCACTGCAAGAGCCACTCCAttatcaacaacaacaatagcagcCAGCACAATAGAAAtagcagcagtagcagtaACGGGATTATTGCAACGCCACCGTTCACGAACGGAAATGGCAACGGTACTGTCGGCGTCGGTAACGCGAGCGCCAACTCCAACGTTACCGTCAATGCGAACGGGAACGGTCTGAGCAACGGTCACAGCAGTCCGCGCAGTCAATTAGCCGCCGCAGCCGCTGCCCACGATTACGAGTATAGCGCCGCCGGAGTTGCCAATGGACACAGCGAAGGTCGCCCCCACGTCTCGG CCAGGGATCAGCAGGACCATgcgcagcatcagcaacatgCCAACCATATGCAGACCCAGCAGCAATACGGCTATATGAGGAGTGCCATTGGCGGCGTGGTCTATGGCTTGCACAAGGACTCTGTCGACTCTGCGGCATCCTCGGCGGGTGGAGCGGTGGGCATGAGCATTGCCTCCTCGGCGCCAGCGGCGGGATCTCAGCTATCGGCGCATCATCACACGGGACACGGAGGCCGCAGGCGCACCACCAGTTCCAATAGTAATGG AGCGGGCACCCGGGAGGTGCACAACAAGCTGGAAAAAGAGCGACGCGCCCAGCTAAAGGAGTGCTATGACCTGCTCAAAAAGGTGCTGCCCATGGGGGACGAGGACCGAAAGAAAACATCCAACTTGACAATACTTGACACGGCCCACAAATATGTCAAG GACTTGATTCAGTATGGTTGCGAGCAGGAGGCGACGGTAGAGAAACTGGCCAAGCAGAAGATTGAGCTGCAAAAGCGGCTAAAGCAACTGAGCTTAAGGAGGGAATCGCCGCCCACCGATCAGCAAAGCATTCCACAGGCCGACAAAG CAGTTTGTCTGGCAACAACAGccacaccagcaccaccaacgGCGGCCAGTGGTCACAATGGAACCACAATTCTATTCGATGCAGGCAACGCCTGTGCCACTGgg CAGCTAACAACTGTGATAAACAAAACTAATGCCACACCGGGAGGAGCAACcgcagcagccagcagcaaaCTCAATGGCAACCACACAGGAGGTGCAACAACCACACTGACTCCGGCCATGGGCATCATGACAATTAAAAACGGCAATGGCAGCAACGGCAACATACTGGCAATCTCACCAACGGCCAGCCAAAATCAGCAGTTGCACCAGCACCACAACGGCAGCCCAGCGGGCAGTCCATCGGGAATAGGAGCCACAACTGGGGCCACCATCACACCTGGTTCGCCAACGCCATCGACTCCATCGCCGTCGCCCAGCTCCTCGTCCAGTGGCGTCTCGTCGTCGGCCTCGTTTATAGGCGGCTCCTCGTCATCGTCCtcatcatcctcatcctcctcctcatcatcatcttccAGTTCGTCGTCCAGTTCTTCGTCGCCCacgcaacaacagcagattATCACGCCCACGGCCACAGCCCATTTAGTGGGTGCCCGTAGTGTTGGCCTAAAATTCCATGGCGGTGCGGGCGGAGCTGCCAACGCTTTGAATGGCGGTGCCACCATTGTGGCCGCTGCTGTGCCAGCTGGCGGAGGTTCAGTGAATG GGTTCCATCAGGCCGATAAGGATCGCAAGTACAATTTCCTGTTGCTCAGTGCTGGGACAACGGCACAGTAA
- the LOC117148878 gene encoding putative GPI-anchored protein pfl2 isoform X1 has product MSGIGGIRALLQAAQFLEQHEKLPQAGGGGGSALGVGVALPQQQQQSVHCKSHSIINNNNSSQHNRNSSSSSNGIIATPPFTNGNGNGTVGVGNASANSNVTVNANGNGLSNGHSSPRSQLAAAAAAHDYEYSAAGVANGHSEGRPHVSEDDNSSIDNNNTHPPQQQQQQEQQQQHSAAGRTTTTSIATTPAILTKLMGNSVTPASSTTSLPTSTPSVTTSPPASTDFMLLAAAATSATSATPATATSAAASAASNPAKHKLGPIAEIPPKFLVVSDAKGVYPAPTHPNGFAADSLGVDYNEAMIKKLMQNLQRQRQQQSLQQLRSLRPAEISLTPPPAATRKVDTSNSRTRSYSMSNVSAARDQQDHAQHQQHANHMQTQQQYGYMRSAIGGVVYGLHKDSVDSAASSAGGAVGMSIASSAPAAGSQLSAHHHTGHGGRRRTTSSNSNGAGTREVHNKLEKERRAQLKECYDLLKKVLPMGDEDRKKTSNLTILDTAHKYVKDLIQYGCEQEATVEKLAKQKIELQKRLKQLSLRRESPPTDQQSIPQADKAVCLATTATPAPPTAASGHNGTTILFDAGNACATGQQLTTVINKTNATPGGATAAASSKLNGNHTGGATTTLTPAMGIMTIKNGNGSNGNILAISPTASQNQQLHQHHNGSPAGSPSGIGATTGATITPGSPTPSTPSPSPSSSSSGVSSSASFIGGSSSSSSSSSSSSSSSSSSSSSSSSSPTQQQQIITPTATAHLVGARSVGLKFHGGAGGAANALNGGATIVAAAVPAGGGSVNGFHQADKDRKYNFLLLSAGTTAQ; this is encoded by the exons ATGTCAGGGATCGGGGGCATTAGGGCGCTCCTCCAGGCGGCTCAATTTCTCGAGCAGCATGAGAAGCTCCCGCAGGCGGGAGGCGGCGGCGGTAGCGCCctgggcgtgggcgtggcactgccccaacagcagcagcagtcggtGCACTGCAAGAGCCACTCCAttatcaacaacaacaatagcagcCAGCACAATAGAAAtagcagcagtagcagtaACGGGATTATTGCAACGCCACCGTTCACGAACGGAAATGGCAACGGTACTGTCGGCGTCGGTAACGCGAGCGCCAACTCCAACGTTACCGTCAATGCGAACGGGAACGGTCTGAGCAACGGTCACAGCAGTCCGCGCAGTCAATTAGCCGCCGCAGCCGCTGCCCACGATTACGAGTATAGCGCCGCCGGAGTTGCCAATGGACACAGCGAAGGTCGCCCCCACGTCTCGG AGGACGATAATTCCTCAATCGACAACAACAATACCCATcccccacaacaacaacaacaacaagaacaacaacaacagcacagtGCTGCGGGGAGAACGACAACAACAAGTATAGCGACAACACCAGCAATATTAACAAAGTTGATGGGAAATTCAGTCACACCCGCCTCAAGCACCACCTCCCTCCCCACAAGCACCCCCTCAGTTACCACTTCCCCGCCCGCCTCCACAGACTTTATGCTGCtggcagcggcagcgacgAGTGCAACGAGTGCAACACCCGCAACAGCGAcatctgctgctgcatcaGCAGCATCCAATCCTGCCAAGCACAAACTGGGCCCCATCGCCGAAATACCGCCCAAATTTCTAGTGGTATCAGATGCGAAAGGAGTCTATCCCGCACCCACGCATCCCAATGGCTTCGCCGCCGATTCCCTGGGCGTGGATTACAACGAAGCGATGATCAAAAAGCTAATGCAGAATTTACAAAGGCAACGCCAGCAGCAATCGCTGCAGCAATTGCGTAGCTTGCGACCAGCGGAAATTTCCCTTACACCGCCGCCAGCAGCCACAAGAAAAGTGGACACCAGCAACTCACGGACACGCTCTTACTCAATGTCCAATGTTTCAGCAGCCAGGGATCAGCAGGACCATgcgcagcatcagcaacatgCCAACCATATGCAGACCCAGCAGCAATACGGCTATATGAGGAGTGCCATTGGCGGCGTGGTCTATGGCTTGCACAAGGACTCTGTCGACTCTGCGGCATCCTCGGCGGGTGGAGCGGTGGGCATGAGCATTGCCTCCTCGGCGCCAGCGGCGGGATCTCAGCTATCGGCGCATCATCACACGGGACACGGAGGCCGCAGGCGCACCACCAGTTCCAATAGTAATGG AGCGGGCACCCGGGAGGTGCACAACAAGCTGGAAAAAGAGCGACGCGCCCAGCTAAAGGAGTGCTATGACCTGCTCAAAAAGGTGCTGCCCATGGGGGACGAGGACCGAAAGAAAACATCCAACTTGACAATACTTGACACGGCCCACAAATATGTCAAG GACTTGATTCAGTATGGTTGCGAGCAGGAGGCGACGGTAGAGAAACTGGCCAAGCAGAAGATTGAGCTGCAAAAGCGGCTAAAGCAACTGAGCTTAAGGAGGGAATCGCCGCCCACCGATCAGCAAAGCATTCCACAGGCCGACAAAG CAGTTTGTCTGGCAACAACAGccacaccagcaccaccaacgGCGGCCAGTGGTCACAATGGAACCACAATTCTATTCGATGCAGGCAACGCCTGTGCCACTGgg CAGCAGCTAACAACTGTGATAAACAAAACTAATGCCACACCGGGAGGAGCAACcgcagcagccagcagcaaaCTCAATGGCAACCACACAGGAGGTGCAACAACCACACTGACTCCGGCCATGGGCATCATGACAATTAAAAACGGCAATGGCAGCAACGGCAACATACTGGCAATCTCACCAACGGCCAGCCAAAATCAGCAGTTGCACCAGCACCACAACGGCAGCCCAGCGGGCAGTCCATCGGGAATAGGAGCCACAACTGGGGCCACCATCACACCTGGTTCGCCAACGCCATCGACTCCATCGCCGTCGCCCAGCTCCTCGTCCAGTGGCGTCTCGTCGTCGGCCTCGTTTATAGGCGGCTCCTCGTCATCGTCCtcatcatcctcatcctcctcctcatcatcatcttccAGTTCGTCGTCCAGTTCTTCGTCGCCCacgcaacaacagcagattATCACGCCCACGGCCACAGCCCATTTAGTGGGTGCCCGTAGTGTTGGCCTAAAATTCCATGGCGGTGCGGGCGGAGCTGCCAACGCTTTGAATGGCGGTGCCACCATTGTGGCCGCTGCTGTGCCAGCTGGCGGAGGTTCAGTGAATG GGTTCCATCAGGCCGATAAGGATCGCAAGTACAATTTCCTGTTGCTCAGTGCTGGGACAACGGCACAGTAA
- the LOC117148878 gene encoding mucin-19 isoform X3: MSGIGGIRALLQAAQFLEQHEKLPQAGGGGGSALGVGVALPQQQQQSVHCKSHSIINNNNSSQHNRNSSSSSNGIIATPPFTNGNGNGTVGVGNASANSNVTVNANGNGLSNGHSSPRSQLAAAAAAHDYEYSAAGVANGHSEGRPHVSEDDNSSIDNNNTHPPQQQQQQEQQQQHSAAGRTTTTSIATTPAILTKLMGNSVTPASSTTSLPTSTPSVTTSPPASTDFMLLAAAATSATSATPATATSAAASAASNPAKHKLGPIAEIPPKFLVVSDAKGVYPAPTHPNGFAADSLGVDYNEAMIKKLMQNLQRQRQQQSLQQLRSLRPAEISLTPPPAATRKVDTSNSRTRSYSMSNVSAARDQQDHAQHQQHANHMQTQQQYGYMRSAIGGVVYGLHKDSVDSAASSAGGAVGMSIASSAPAAGSQLSAHHHTGHGGRRRTTSSNSNGAGTREVHNKLEKERRAQLKECYDLLKKVLPMGDEDRKKTSNLTILDTAHKYVKDLIQYGCEQEATVEKLAKQKIELQKRLKQLSLRRESPPTDQQSIPQADKVCLATTATPAPPTAASGHNGTTILFDAGNACATGQQLTTVINKTNATPGGATAAASSKLNGNHTGGATTTLTPAMGIMTIKNGNGSNGNILAISPTASQNQQLHQHHNGSPAGSPSGIGATTGATITPGSPTPSTPSPSPSSSSSGVSSSASFIGGSSSSSSSSSSSSSSSSSSSSSSSSSPTQQQQIITPTATAHLVGARSVGLKFHGGAGGAANALNGGATIVAAAVPAGGGSVNGFHQADKDRKYNFLLLSAGTTAQ, translated from the exons ATGTCAGGGATCGGGGGCATTAGGGCGCTCCTCCAGGCGGCTCAATTTCTCGAGCAGCATGAGAAGCTCCCGCAGGCGGGAGGCGGCGGCGGTAGCGCCctgggcgtgggcgtggcactgccccaacagcagcagcagtcggtGCACTGCAAGAGCCACTCCAttatcaacaacaacaatagcagcCAGCACAATAGAAAtagcagcagtagcagtaACGGGATTATTGCAACGCCACCGTTCACGAACGGAAATGGCAACGGTACTGTCGGCGTCGGTAACGCGAGCGCCAACTCCAACGTTACCGTCAATGCGAACGGGAACGGTCTGAGCAACGGTCACAGCAGTCCGCGCAGTCAATTAGCCGCCGCAGCCGCTGCCCACGATTACGAGTATAGCGCCGCCGGAGTTGCCAATGGACACAGCGAAGGTCGCCCCCACGTCTCGG AGGACGATAATTCCTCAATCGACAACAACAATACCCATcccccacaacaacaacaacaacaagaacaacaacaacagcacagtGCTGCGGGGAGAACGACAACAACAAGTATAGCGACAACACCAGCAATATTAACAAAGTTGATGGGAAATTCAGTCACACCCGCCTCAAGCACCACCTCCCTCCCCACAAGCACCCCCTCAGTTACCACTTCCCCGCCCGCCTCCACAGACTTTATGCTGCtggcagcggcagcgacgAGTGCAACGAGTGCAACACCCGCAACAGCGAcatctgctgctgcatcaGCAGCATCCAATCCTGCCAAGCACAAACTGGGCCCCATCGCCGAAATACCGCCCAAATTTCTAGTGGTATCAGATGCGAAAGGAGTCTATCCCGCACCCACGCATCCCAATGGCTTCGCCGCCGATTCCCTGGGCGTGGATTACAACGAAGCGATGATCAAAAAGCTAATGCAGAATTTACAAAGGCAACGCCAGCAGCAATCGCTGCAGCAATTGCGTAGCTTGCGACCAGCGGAAATTTCCCTTACACCGCCGCCAGCAGCCACAAGAAAAGTGGACACCAGCAACTCACGGACACGCTCTTACTCAATGTCCAATGTTTCAGCAGCCAGGGATCAGCAGGACCATgcgcagcatcagcaacatgCCAACCATATGCAGACCCAGCAGCAATACGGCTATATGAGGAGTGCCATTGGCGGCGTGGTCTATGGCTTGCACAAGGACTCTGTCGACTCTGCGGCATCCTCGGCGGGTGGAGCGGTGGGCATGAGCATTGCCTCCTCGGCGCCAGCGGCGGGATCTCAGCTATCGGCGCATCATCACACGGGACACGGAGGCCGCAGGCGCACCACCAGTTCCAATAGTAATGG AGCGGGCACCCGGGAGGTGCACAACAAGCTGGAAAAAGAGCGACGCGCCCAGCTAAAGGAGTGCTATGACCTGCTCAAAAAGGTGCTGCCCATGGGGGACGAGGACCGAAAGAAAACATCCAACTTGACAATACTTGACACGGCCCACAAATATGTCAAG GACTTGATTCAGTATGGTTGCGAGCAGGAGGCGACGGTAGAGAAACTGGCCAAGCAGAAGATTGAGCTGCAAAAGCGGCTAAAGCAACTGAGCTTAAGGAGGGAATCGCCGCCCACCGATCAGCAAAGCATTCCACAGGCCGACAAAG TTTGTCTGGCAACAACAGccacaccagcaccaccaacgGCGGCCAGTGGTCACAATGGAACCACAATTCTATTCGATGCAGGCAACGCCTGTGCCACTGgg CAGCAGCTAACAACTGTGATAAACAAAACTAATGCCACACCGGGAGGAGCAACcgcagcagccagcagcaaaCTCAATGGCAACCACACAGGAGGTGCAACAACCACACTGACTCCGGCCATGGGCATCATGACAATTAAAAACGGCAATGGCAGCAACGGCAACATACTGGCAATCTCACCAACGGCCAGCCAAAATCAGCAGTTGCACCAGCACCACAACGGCAGCCCAGCGGGCAGTCCATCGGGAATAGGAGCCACAACTGGGGCCACCATCACACCTGGTTCGCCAACGCCATCGACTCCATCGCCGTCGCCCAGCTCCTCGTCCAGTGGCGTCTCGTCGTCGGCCTCGTTTATAGGCGGCTCCTCGTCATCGTCCtcatcatcctcatcctcctcctcatcatcatcttccAGTTCGTCGTCCAGTTCTTCGTCGCCCacgcaacaacagcagattATCACGCCCACGGCCACAGCCCATTTAGTGGGTGCCCGTAGTGTTGGCCTAAAATTCCATGGCGGTGCGGGCGGAGCTGCCAACGCTTTGAATGGCGGTGCCACCATTGTGGCCGCTGCTGTGCCAGCTGGCGGAGGTTCAGTGAATG GGTTCCATCAGGCCGATAAGGATCGCAAGTACAATTTCCTGTTGCTCAGTGCTGGGACAACGGCACAGTAA
- the LOC117148878 gene encoding putative GPI-anchored protein pfl2 isoform X2 — MSGIGGIRALLQAAQFLEQHEKLPQAGGGGGSALGVGVALPQQQQQSVHCKSHSIINNNNSSQHNRNSSSSSNGIIATPPFTNGNGNGTVGVGNASANSNVTVNANGNGLSNGHSSPRSQLAAAAAAHDYEYSAAGVANGHSEGRPHVSEDDNSSIDNNNTHPPQQQQQQEQQQQHSAAGRTTTTSIATTPAILTKLMGNSVTPASSTTSLPTSTPSVTTSPPASTDFMLLAAAATSATSATPATATSAAASAASNPAKHKLGPIAEIPPKFLVVSDAKGVYPAPTHPNGFAADSLGVDYNEAMIKKLMQNLQRQRQQQSLQQLRSLRPAEISLTPPPAATRKVDTSNSRTRSYSMSNVSAARDQQDHAQHQQHANHMQTQQQYGYMRSAIGGVVYGLHKDSVDSAASSAGGAVGMSIASSAPAAGSQLSAHHHTGHGGRRRTTSSNSNGAGTREVHNKLEKERRAQLKECYDLLKKVLPMGDEDRKKTSNLTILDTAHKYVKDLIQYGCEQEATVEKLAKQKIELQKRLKQLSLRRESPPTDQQSIPQADKAVCLATTATPAPPTAASGHNGTTILFDAGNACATGQLTTVINKTNATPGGATAAASSKLNGNHTGGATTTLTPAMGIMTIKNGNGSNGNILAISPTASQNQQLHQHHNGSPAGSPSGIGATTGATITPGSPTPSTPSPSPSSSSSGVSSSASFIGGSSSSSSSSSSSSSSSSSSSSSSSSSPTQQQQIITPTATAHLVGARSVGLKFHGGAGGAANALNGGATIVAAAVPAGGGSVNGFHQADKDRKYNFLLLSAGTTAQ; from the exons ATGTCAGGGATCGGGGGCATTAGGGCGCTCCTCCAGGCGGCTCAATTTCTCGAGCAGCATGAGAAGCTCCCGCAGGCGGGAGGCGGCGGCGGTAGCGCCctgggcgtgggcgtggcactgccccaacagcagcagcagtcggtGCACTGCAAGAGCCACTCCAttatcaacaacaacaatagcagcCAGCACAATAGAAAtagcagcagtagcagtaACGGGATTATTGCAACGCCACCGTTCACGAACGGAAATGGCAACGGTACTGTCGGCGTCGGTAACGCGAGCGCCAACTCCAACGTTACCGTCAATGCGAACGGGAACGGTCTGAGCAACGGTCACAGCAGTCCGCGCAGTCAATTAGCCGCCGCAGCCGCTGCCCACGATTACGAGTATAGCGCCGCCGGAGTTGCCAATGGACACAGCGAAGGTCGCCCCCACGTCTCGG AGGACGATAATTCCTCAATCGACAACAACAATACCCATcccccacaacaacaacaacaacaagaacaacaacaacagcacagtGCTGCGGGGAGAACGACAACAACAAGTATAGCGACAACACCAGCAATATTAACAAAGTTGATGGGAAATTCAGTCACACCCGCCTCAAGCACCACCTCCCTCCCCACAAGCACCCCCTCAGTTACCACTTCCCCGCCCGCCTCCACAGACTTTATGCTGCtggcagcggcagcgacgAGTGCAACGAGTGCAACACCCGCAACAGCGAcatctgctgctgcatcaGCAGCATCCAATCCTGCCAAGCACAAACTGGGCCCCATCGCCGAAATACCGCCCAAATTTCTAGTGGTATCAGATGCGAAAGGAGTCTATCCCGCACCCACGCATCCCAATGGCTTCGCCGCCGATTCCCTGGGCGTGGATTACAACGAAGCGATGATCAAAAAGCTAATGCAGAATTTACAAAGGCAACGCCAGCAGCAATCGCTGCAGCAATTGCGTAGCTTGCGACCAGCGGAAATTTCCCTTACACCGCCGCCAGCAGCCACAAGAAAAGTGGACACCAGCAACTCACGGACACGCTCTTACTCAATGTCCAATGTTTCAGCAGCCAGGGATCAGCAGGACCATgcgcagcatcagcaacatgCCAACCATATGCAGACCCAGCAGCAATACGGCTATATGAGGAGTGCCATTGGCGGCGTGGTCTATGGCTTGCACAAGGACTCTGTCGACTCTGCGGCATCCTCGGCGGGTGGAGCGGTGGGCATGAGCATTGCCTCCTCGGCGCCAGCGGCGGGATCTCAGCTATCGGCGCATCATCACACGGGACACGGAGGCCGCAGGCGCACCACCAGTTCCAATAGTAATGG AGCGGGCACCCGGGAGGTGCACAACAAGCTGGAAAAAGAGCGACGCGCCCAGCTAAAGGAGTGCTATGACCTGCTCAAAAAGGTGCTGCCCATGGGGGACGAGGACCGAAAGAAAACATCCAACTTGACAATACTTGACACGGCCCACAAATATGTCAAG GACTTGATTCAGTATGGTTGCGAGCAGGAGGCGACGGTAGAGAAACTGGCCAAGCAGAAGATTGAGCTGCAAAAGCGGCTAAAGCAACTGAGCTTAAGGAGGGAATCGCCGCCCACCGATCAGCAAAGCATTCCACAGGCCGACAAAG CAGTTTGTCTGGCAACAACAGccacaccagcaccaccaacgGCGGCCAGTGGTCACAATGGAACCACAATTCTATTCGATGCAGGCAACGCCTGTGCCACTGgg CAGCTAACAACTGTGATAAACAAAACTAATGCCACACCGGGAGGAGCAACcgcagcagccagcagcaaaCTCAATGGCAACCACACAGGAGGTGCAACAACCACACTGACTCCGGCCATGGGCATCATGACAATTAAAAACGGCAATGGCAGCAACGGCAACATACTGGCAATCTCACCAACGGCCAGCCAAAATCAGCAGTTGCACCAGCACCACAACGGCAGCCCAGCGGGCAGTCCATCGGGAATAGGAGCCACAACTGGGGCCACCATCACACCTGGTTCGCCAACGCCATCGACTCCATCGCCGTCGCCCAGCTCCTCGTCCAGTGGCGTCTCGTCGTCGGCCTCGTTTATAGGCGGCTCCTCGTCATCGTCCtcatcatcctcatcctcctcctcatcatcatcttccAGTTCGTCGTCCAGTTCTTCGTCGCCCacgcaacaacagcagattATCACGCCCACGGCCACAGCCCATTTAGTGGGTGCCCGTAGTGTTGGCCTAAAATTCCATGGCGGTGCGGGCGGAGCTGCCAACGCTTTGAATGGCGGTGCCACCATTGTGGCCGCTGCTGTGCCAGCTGGCGGAGGTTCAGTGAATG GGTTCCATCAGGCCGATAAGGATCGCAAGTACAATTTCCTGTTGCTCAGTGCTGGGACAACGGCACAGTAA